ATTTGCCGACCGATTCGATCGACACGATGGTGATCAGGCAGCTGGCCACCGAGATGACCATGCTTGTTTTCATGCCGAGCGGTTTGTGGCGAAGCTGCCGGTCCAAACCGATGAGCATGCCTAACAGCAGAGCGAAGAGCAGCTTCTCGAAGAATATGTATGCAGTCACCCACGGTTCTCCTTTCGTACGCCTTCTTTACATGTGATTGTAGAGCACAACGAAAAATTGTCAAGAGCTCCGGTTTCCCGGAGCCCTCATAATAATGATTGATTTGATCCCCTATTCCTGCGCGAGCAAATCCCTGAGCCGACCGGGAAAATCCGTAATAATGCCCGAAACGCCGAGCTCCGCCAGCTGCCGTAATTCGGGAGCTTCGTTGGCTGTCCACGGATACACCTGCAAACCGCTGTCCAACGCTTTATTCACTTCCTCCTGATCGAGCAGCTTGAACAAAGGATGCAGTGAATAAACTTCGACACCCAAACTGCGGGCGTAAGCGGCCGGATCGTACAAATTGAGCTGGTACAAGAGGCCGATTTTCACTTCCGGGTCAAGCTGCTTCAGCCGCCGCAAGCATTTGTGGTCGAAAGAAGAGATGACGACGCTGGCGGTTCGGCCGCGTTTGCGCAGAAAGTTCACCAGCACAGGCTCCAGCTTTTGTTCGCGGTGGTCCTTCACTTCGATATTGATCATGATGCTCTCCGGCACGAGGTCGAACACCTCTCCCAGCGTGGGGATCGTTTCCCCGCGGAACTCCTCGCCGTACCAGAGACCGGCGTCGAATTTTTTGATCTCGGCGAGCGTCATGTCGGCAATGCGTCCTTTTCCATTCGTCGTCCGGTCGAGCGTATCGTCGTGGCAAACAATCAGCTCGCCGTCCGCCGACAGGTGAATATCAAGCTCGATGGCATGGCAGCCTTGCTCCAGACCAAGTTTGAATGCGGCCAGCGTATTTTCGGGAGCCATCCCTTTGGCGCCGCGGTGCGCGATGATCAACGGTTTTTGAGCGGACATCGGTGATACTTCCTTTCCAAGTCGTTTTTTTATCGCGAAAGAAAAAAAGAGCCACATAAATTGTCTTATCGGGTCGATAAGCAATCCATGTGACTCTCCTGTTCTCCGTCACGACGATTCACTTGGCTTTAATTCTAAACGCTCCTCCAGGTGGTGTCAATTCGTTTTTTTTCCCGATTTCCCCCGAAAAAACCGTTGTCAAACGCCATGCCCCGGTATAAAATAGATGCTGTTGTTTTTTTAACGCAGGCGCAGGGCGCCTTATAGCTGCATCCCCATAACAAGGAGTACATAATGTTTATTCGTTCGGTTATCATTTGCACATACTTGCTGGGCGCTTACTGGCTGTCCACTCATTATTCGATGTTAAAATTGTTCTTTTACCCGACGCTGGGCGCTTTCAGCTATTTCGTGATCACCCGGCAGGTGTCGGTGACCGAATCGTGCAGGCTCATTTCCGCTGCAGTTGCCGCTTCGTTCATCGGCAGCCTGCTGCATTTCTTGTATCCGGGCACGCTGTCGTTCTTCATTACCTGCATACTTACCTTAGCCATGATGCAGCGGTTCAACATCCAGGCTGCGCCGGTGCTGGCCGTTTCGCTCATCGCCTTCTTCTCCAACCTGACGTCTTTTTGGATGCTGCCGGTGTCCGTACTTTGCTCGCTGAGCGGACTGTTCATGACACTCGGGCTTGCTCAGCTGGCGGAAACGAAGTGGGTGCAGCTGAGAAAAAAGCAGCCTGCCGGACGTGAATCGGCCTCAGCCACCGACTTTCAGGCTTGATGCGGGTCCATTTCATCTTCGATGATCGATTTGACCCGGCCGACCTGCCCGCTCGTCAGGCGCACCTTAATGCCGTGAGGGTGGGTAGGGGAATTCGTCAAAATGTCCTTGACGATCCCTCGCGTCGTCCGGCCCGTCGCCTGGTCCTGTTTCAGCACGATGTCGACCGTTAGCCCCGGGGTGATGTCTTTGCGCTGCTGACCGCTTTTCAAATACGTCTCCTCCTTATACGCTCCGCTTCGTTTTTTACCCAACTTCTAATCTTTCCCGCACACCGCCACGCCGATAAAGTACCGTACCCCTTCCCGCGGCTTCTCAAACGTTACGCCCCTCTGGTAGTAGATGTCCACGTCCCGGTAACGGTCGAACAGCGCTTCGAACTCCCGCGGAGTCAGCTGATGAATATGGAACGGCTCGCTCGTCGGCATACCCCGCCCCCGGCCGAAAGGACTCGATAGCACAAGCGTGCCGCCGGGCGCCAGCATCCGGTACAAATTATCCATAAATAGCTGCTCCTGCTCGATATGCTCCAACGTTTCGAAGCTAAGGATCGTATCAAACTGCCCGAGCTTGTCCGGCAGCTCGGGATCGGCGGCGTCTCCTTGCCGGAAGGCGATTTTCTGATGGGCATATTCCCGCTGCGCATAGCGGATCGTATCCGCGTCGTTATCGACCCCGACGATCTCCGTCACTTCCCGTTTGCGCTCCTTCGCTACCATGTGCGCGCCGTAGCCGGTACCGCAGGCAATATCAAGCACCCGGCCGCGTACGTACGGCGTGGCGAAATAATAACGCGCCAGATGCTCCAGCAGCATGCCGTTCGAAGGCTTCAGCTGCTTCGGGATAATCCGCTCCCCGGTCCATTCGAGCACGGCTCTCGCCCCTTTTCTTACATTCTATTTAGACATCATACCCAATTTTGACGAAAAAAGATAACCCGGCGAGCGAAAGTCTCCTTGTGTGCATTTGGTGCGTCCCTGGCGGTATGATATAATCTCTGCCATACCGAATTTTGTGGAGGTTCCTATGCTTTCATTTGACCAAAAGCTGGAGATTATCGCCGAGTTTCCCGAGCTGACCCGCAAAGACGTCTCGCTCGGACGCGTCAACTTCCAATACGAGGACAGCGCCTACGACAAGAAAAATATCGTCTATCACCTGCACCCGAACGGCAACGGGTTCGTCTACGCCGGGCATTTGCACGGCTACGATACGGACGAGCGCGGCCTGGTGAACATTCGCGACTATACCGCGGATGAGCTGCGGGAGCTGATCCGGGCATCGATTCACTCGCTTTCGCCCAAGACGGACCGGGAACAGGCACTCATCGGGGAAGGCCGGGAGCAGCGCTGGAAGGGACCCGATAACCAGACGCTGCTGCTCGTTCACGAGGACGAGCTGTGGTACGTTTATGCGGGGCTGAATCTCGAATCGGCCTTCGAAACCGAAGAGGAAGCGATCGCTTATTTGAAGGAAGAAGGGTTTGAGCGGGTATGATGGAAAGCCAAGATTTCCTCATTTAGAAACATAAAGAGCACCGGTCACGGTGCTCTTACTTAACATTCGGGCAATGATGATTTGTACCTTCACATGAGACGGATTTTTCTCAACCCACACCGGAAGCTGCCGCCTCTTCCATTCCATGCAAGCTAATTTTCATACCAAGTGCAAATGCCAACTTAAAAACGGTATCCATGCGAGGAATAGTCCCTCCACTCTCGATTCGTGCAATAGATTCTTGATGGAGGCCCACTTTATCCGCTAACTCCTTTTGGGTCCAGCCTAACTGAATACGTCTCTGATGAATCGCATTCACTAATTGTGCGACCGCTTCAAGCTCATTCATTCTCATCGGATCTATTGATTTTAATTCCTTCTTTTTCTCACTCCAGCCTTTCATAAGGTCACTCCTTCCTCTTTCTAGAGAGCCAATCTTCCATTCGTTTCTCAGCAAGTGTTATTTCCCGTTCAGGCGTCTTTTGCGTGGTTTTAGTAAAATGATGAAGTAGGACAAAATGATTTCCATTCCAACCAAAGAATAAAATTCGATTATTTCCTGGCCGTAGTTCCCAAATATCACTTGAGATTCGTTTCGTAAATTTTTCGCCTGCACGCGTACCTTTATCCTCTAACCGATTCAGGCAATAAATAATCTGTTCTAGTTGGACCCGTGCATTTTTATTACTTTGGGCAGCAGCATCAAGCTGATCGATAAAATCTTCAACTGGTTTAGTCCCATCTTCTTTCTCGTAAAATAGTATATTATACAATGCTGCCTCCGACTTTCAATTAGTATATTCACTATTTATTACAATTATAACATATAGATCATAAATTTAGAGCGTTTTAGCGAAAGTATTTTTGCGTGCAGAAAGTTCTCATTCATGCATATCCCACTATTGGACTAAACTGGCCTGACGACAAAAAGAGACAGCTTATGCTGCCTCTTTTTGTAATGATGAGTTTATTTAAGCCAGATTCAGCTCCAGCTGATCCTCTTCGTCCCGGTCGAACGCTTCGCGGTCGAACTCTCCTTCGGAATTGGCGATGATCAGCGAGCATACGGTAGTGCCGGTCGCATTGACGGCGGTACGTCCCATATCGACGACGGCATCGATCGCGAGCACAAGACCGAGTCCTTCGATCGGCAGGCCGAGAGCAGTCAGCACCACGGTCGTGGAAATCGATGCGGGTCCCGGTACGCCGGCTACGCCGACGGAAGAGATCATACTGACGAGCACAATCAGGATATATTCGGGAATGCCGAGAGGAATGCCGTACACGCGGGCCACGAAAATAGCCACAACGGCTGGCCAAACGCCTCCGCAACCGTTCATATTCATTGTTGCTCCGAGCGGTGCGATGAAGCTGGCAATCCGCGGCGATACGCGCAGCCGCTTGGTGATCACTTCAAGGTTGACCGGCAGCGTCACATAGCTGCTCCGCGTCGTGAAGGCAACCGCAATCGTCGGGTACGCTTTGCGGAAAAACTTGATCGGATTCACTCTCGCTACCAGCGAGACAAGTCCGCCGAACGTGAGCACAAAATGAATGATCAGGGCGACGTAGGTCGCTGCAATGACTTTAACGAGCGGAGCCAATGTTTCCAGCCCGTATTTGGCGGCCATGGTGGCAATCAGCGCGTACACTCCGTAAGGGGTCAGGCGGATGATGTATTTCGCCACCTGGTGCATAATTTGCGCGAACGATTCAACGAACTGCTTGACAGGTGCCACAACCTCCGGTTTTTTCGAGCCGACATGAACGATCGCAATGGCGACAAAAATGAAAAAGATAAGCACGGGAACGACTTTCGCATTGGCCATATCGCTGATTGGATTCGTCGGCATCAGGTCGAGAATAACTTGGGAGAACGTCGGAATTTCGCGCGGCTTGAAGTTTTTCGGCACCGCCTGCTCAATGCCCGACCCCGGATCGATGACGAGCGCTACCAGCAGCCCGATAACCGCGGCAATGCCGGTTGTGATCAGGAACAAGGCAATCGTCTTGACTCCGATTTTTCTCAGCTGGCCGAGGCTCGAAATCGACGTAATACTCGTGATCACAAGCGCCGAAACGAGCGGAATAACCAGCATTTTGACCAGATCGACGTAAATCGTCCCAATGGTGTTGACACTGGTGGCGTCCAGCTTAAAGCGGTTGAAAATAATGCCGGCCACAAGGCCGAGACCTAAGGCAACCAATACGCGGTAGCCGAAATTGACCCGCTTTCTGGCGAGCAAGTGCAGCAGCACGATCAGCACGACCGAAACAAGCAAACTGATCCAGTTGGATTGGATCGCTTCGATCAAATTGTTTTTCAAGCTCCTCATCCCTCTCATATTTCTGACTGATTTGGTCGGAATTACTTTAGAAAATAATACTGCCGAAGTCCGTAGCTGTCAAGATGCCTTTTTTAAACCTCGCTTTAGACTGAAAGATGGAACAATTTGCGGGTTGAGGGTACTTCTTTGTAAACGCTCTCTTTATTATGACAGGACAGTGCAAATCTTATTCGAAAAAGCTGTTCCATCCTTAACGTATGTCCGGAAACCCGTACAAAGAACCGAACCGCATGCAGTCGAAGCCGGATGACAGCTCGCTTGCATGCGGTTCGTATTATCGTTTAGGTCCGCCGATTCCGGCGATATAAATGGCAAGAAGCCGCCGCAAGCTCTCGTCCCGGTCGATGTCCATACCGAAGCCGTGCTTCAGCTCCAGCATGGCGAATCCGTGCACCAGGCTGCGCAGCCCGCGGATCACATGTACGGCATCGTCGGTACTCAGCCGGTACGGCTCCAGGATGCGGTACAGCAGACCGACTACGTCTTCCGATGCCCGAACAAGCTCCGGGTCCTGCGGATCCGGCGCGGAAATCGTCGCCTCATATAACCCCGGGCGGTTCCGGGCAAATGTGACGAATGCCCAGCCGACGGCCAGCAAAGCGTCGTCTCCCGCCTTGCCGAGCACCGCATCGGCCAGCTCTTCCTTGAGGAGCGTCAGCCCGTGCAGAGCCAGCTCCTTGCGTAGTCCGGGCAACCCGTTCACGTGGTTGTACAAGGAAGGTGTCTTGACGTTTAATTTTTGCGCGAGCGCGGCTAAAGTGACCTGTTCCAGCCCGACCGAATCGGCGATTTCCGCTGCCGCACGCAGCACAACGGTTTTGTCCAAGCCTTGTCTATATGCCATGACGGCCTCCTTTCCGCAGCGACTGTGCGGCTTCCTCGATCGCCCGGTCCATAACGTTCAGCGGCTGAACAATCACGTTCCCATGTCCCGGCGCGATCAGCGAAGGAGCGAATTCACGCAGCCGCCGCGCGCTGTCCAGCGACATTTCCTTGCTCCATGTGGCGAAAGCCGGAAACGGAAAAAGCGGCTTGACCTTACCCGAAACGGCCACTCCACCGAACGTCTGCATCGCGTCGCCGACCACCATCGCGCCGCTGCGCACATCCTGGAACGCCATCATGCCGGGTGTGTGCCCGGGGGCTGCGATAGCCCGAAGCGAGCCGATCATGTCGCCGTCTTCGAGCAGCCGGTCCGGCTTCGTGCGAACCGCTCCCGGCTTCGGCACGTCGCCCTTAAGCGGCGCCGCCGGCTCCCCCGGCTCCGGCTCACGATCGCCGGCGAGCAGCTTGGCATCGCGCCGGGATATCATGATCTGCGCT
The window above is part of the Paenibacillus hamazuiensis genome. Proteins encoded here:
- a CDS encoding helix-turn-helix transcriptional regulator; amino-acid sequence: MKGWSEKKKELKSIDPMRMNELEAVAQLVNAIHQRRIQLGWTQKELADKVGLHQESIARIESGGTIPRMDTVFKLAFALGMKISLHGMEEAAASGVG
- a CDS encoding TetR/AcrR family transcriptional regulator, which encodes MAYRQGLDKTVVLRAAAEIADSVGLEQVTLAALAQKLNVKTPSLYNHVNGLPGLRKELALHGLTLLKEELADAVLGKAGDDALLAVGWAFVTFARNRPGLYEATISAPDPQDPELVRASEDVVGLLYRILEPYRLSTDDAVHVIRGLRSLVHGFAMLELKHGFGMDIDRDESLRRLLAIYIAGIGGPKR
- a CDS encoding class I SAM-dependent methyltransferase, with the protein product MLLEHLARYYFATPYVRGRVLDIACGTGYGAHMVAKERKREVTEIVGVDNDADTIRYAQREYAHQKIAFRQGDAADPELPDKLGQFDTILSFETLEHIEQEQLFMDNLYRMLAPGGTLVLSSPFGRGRGMPTSEPFHIHQLTPREFEALFDRYRDVDIYYQRGVTFEKPREGVRYFIGVAVCGKD
- a CDS encoding MBL fold metallo-hydrolase, giving the protein MRTRTYGQLTQLTFLPNFFPVNCYLVEEESDLTLIDAALPYSAAAIREAARKIGKPIARIILTHAHGDHIGALDRLKEALPEAQIMISRRDAKLLAGDREPEPGEPAAPLKGDVPKPGAVRTKPDRLLEDGDMIGSLRAIAAPGHTPGMMAFQDVRSGAMVVGDAMQTFGGVAVSGKVKPLFPFPAFATWSKEMSLDSARRLREFAPSLIAPGHGNVIVQPLNVMDRAIEEAAQSLRKGGRHGI
- a CDS encoding glycerophosphodiester phosphodiesterase, whose amino-acid sequence is MSAQKPLIIAHRGAKGMAPENTLAAFKLGLEQGCHAIELDIHLSADGELIVCHDDTLDRTTNGKGRIADMTLAEIKKFDAGLWYGEEFRGETIPTLGEVFDLVPESIMINIEVKDHREQKLEPVLVNFLRKRGRTASVVISSFDHKCLRRLKQLDPEVKIGLLYQLNLYDPAAYARSLGVEVYSLHPLFKLLDQEEVNKALDSGLQVYPWTANEAPELRQLAELGVSGIITDFPGRLRDLLAQE
- a CDS encoding dicarboxylate/amino acid:cation symporter codes for the protein MKNNLIEAIQSNWISLLVSVVLIVLLHLLARKRVNFGYRVLVALGLGLVAGIIFNRFKLDATSVNTIGTIYVDLVKMLVIPLVSALVITSITSISSLGQLRKIGVKTIALFLITTGIAAVIGLLVALVIDPGSGIEQAVPKNFKPREIPTFSQVILDLMPTNPISDMANAKVVPVLIFFIFVAIAIVHVGSKKPEVVAPVKQFVESFAQIMHQVAKYIIRLTPYGVYALIATMAAKYGLETLAPLVKVIAATYVALIIHFVLTFGGLVSLVARVNPIKFFRKAYPTIAVAFTTRSSYVTLPVNLEVITKRLRVSPRIASFIAPLGATMNMNGCGGVWPAVVAIFVARVYGIPLGIPEYILIVLVSMISSVGVAGVPGPASISTTVVLTALGLPIEGLGLVLAIDAVVDMGRTAVNATGTTVCSLIIANSEGEFDREAFDRDEEDQLELNLA
- a CDS encoding type II toxin-antitoxin system RelE/ParE family toxin is translated as MYNILFYEKEDGTKPVEDFIDQLDAAAQSNKNARVQLEQIIYCLNRLEDKGTRAGEKFTKRISSDIWELRPGNNRILFFGWNGNHFVLLHHFTKTTQKTPEREITLAEKRMEDWLSRKRKE
- a CDS encoding YwbE family protein → MKSGQQRKDITPGLTVDIVLKQDQATGRTTRGIVKDILTNSPTHPHGIKVRLTSGQVGRVKSIIEDEMDPHQA